One Salvia miltiorrhiza cultivar Shanhuang (shh) unplaced genomic scaffold, IMPLAD_Smil_shh original_scaffold_455, whole genome shotgun sequence genomic window, TTGTCTCATATTCTGTTTGGGATTGCTGAGGATGCTCTTAGCGGCCTTTTCCAGAATTGCGTTCGCTCGGGACATCTTGAGCCTATGCAGTTTTGTAGAGGCGTGCCCTTCCCCACACATTTGCTCTACGTTGATGATATTCTCATTTTCTGTAAGGCCACTAAAGCAAATGCTAGAACTCTGCTTAAAATCCTGAACTACTATGGTGAGATCTCTGGTCAGGTTTTCAGCCCTTCTAAATCTCAAATCATTTTCTCTGATCATATTGCTGCGAGAACTAAGAGACAGGTAACACGGATTTTGGCTCTCTCCATTGGTAATTTGCCTTTCTCTTATTTGGGCGTTCCGATGTTCCGTGGAAAACCGAAAGCTTCCCATCTGCAGGTGATTCATGATcgtattattaataaatttgcTCGCTGGAAAGGTCTTCAGCTTTCCATGGCGGGCAGATTGTGCTTGATTAATTCTGTTATTAGTAGCTCGCTCACTCACTCGATGATGGTGTTTAGATGGCCCAAATCTCTTCTGAAAAGTTTAGATGCCCAAATGCAGAAATTTCCTTTGGAATGGTGACATTAGTAAACCACCTTCTTGCTCTGTTAGTTGGAATAGAGTTTGTGCTATCAAGGCGGAGGGAGGACTTGGAATACGGTCATTCGTGATTATGAATAAGAGCTTCCTGATGAAAATGGCCTGGAGGGTGATTGAAGGGAATAGCTTTGGCTATGACATCATTAAACGAAGGTACCTCACTCCTTGCTGCAAAGTGAAAAATGTGGCGCCCTCTTCGGTGTGGAATGGCTTGCGCGAGGAAGTCGGCGGTCTGGTTTGGGATTCTTACAGCTACATTGGTAAAGGTGATTTTGTTCTTTTTTGGTTAgacgactggcttgggtatCGTCTGGCAGATAAATGTggaattgctttcttttttagGAATTCTATTAATCAAACTGTTGAGGATTATTTTTTCGATGGCGTTTGGCATTTCACACAAGAGTTTGTGAATTCTTATCCCATGGTGGTCTGTGACATTCTTTTGTTGCCTATTGGTGATTCAGACGCGCGGTTTTGGAAACCTTCGTTGCAAGGCAAAGTTACGGCTGCCCTTGCTTTCTCGCACCATAGTCACAAATTTCCTAAAGTTTCTTGGGGGACTTGGATTTGGGAGCCCTACATTCCGACACGTCGTTCTTTGGTATGCTGGCGTCTTCTTCATGATCGAATGCCGACTTATGATAGGTTGATTAGACAGGGCATGATTATGCCGAATCGGTGTCCTTTTTGTCACAGAGATTCTGAGACGCCGGAGCATATTTTTTGGGATTGTACTTTGGTGCGTCATAGCTGGATTATTTTCTGCAATTGGTTTTGTTTCCCGGAGGCTTTGCACTCGACGGATATTTACAACTTTCTGGTTCTTGCGTGGGGAAGAAAGTTGAGCTCACAAATTGGTAAATATTGGAAGGCTGGGATAATCACGATGATTTGGGCTATTTGGAATCAATGGAACAAGTGTGTTTTTGATAGCTTCAAGTTCTGTCAGAGGTGCCTGCTTCATGTGGTGCGTGTGGCCTTCCAGGAGATGGAGATGAACTTTAAACAACTTGGACATATGGATAACAGTTGGGCAGACTATATTACTTTACGGAATATTGGTATTCGCGGTCGTGCTGCGCCCCCGCCTACCTACATTTCCGTCAATTGGTGGCCTCCTCCGGCGCCTTGGATGAAAGTAAATACAGACGGTTCGGCACTTGGAGCACCGAGGAATATTAGTTATTGGCGGTGATTATGGCCGTTCGAATTGCTCGAACAAGAAACTGGACGAATCTCTGGATCGAGTCAGACTCCACTTATGTTGTAGGTCTGCTTCGAGAAAAGGCGAAAAGCGTACCTTGGCGGTTTAAAGCTTCTTGGGATGACACTTTGAATTCTTTAAACTTGTTTCATTTGCACATTACTGACATATATCGGGAAGGAAATCAGGTTGCGGACTTAATGGCGAATCCCGCACGTGATCAGGGATGGTGGCCTCATGAAAGCTCAAACTGCTTAAATTCCAAAATTCAAAGTTCTCTCCAATCCTAGCGAAACACACCCCTGTAAATGAAGAGAATAAATGTGATTATTTGAGCCTGGGACTTTGAATTTTGCATAATCTACATCAAAGGTCAATGAAAGAAATCATATCCAAGCTAGCAATATCAAGTGTTAAGAGATCTACATTCTGGGTGTTGTAAAGATCATCTGCTAGTCTTTACTTTATAATGACACCCCAAGGACAATCAATGAACAACAAGATCTATATTAACCAAGAGATATTCAAGATATGGCAAGGTGCAACTTTGAGGTAAGAAGGTAGTGCCATTGCTATCTTAATTATGACACCACTAAGGATTCACAGTAGCTATACTCTCAAAACTTCTTGACTTCCAAATTgttgaaattcaaaattttagtgGGCCACACTATTCAGCTTATTTATACACCAACATAAAATTAGAACCAAAAAAATGCTTAATCCATTATGATGTCAGGAAGAATTTGACAGAAAAAATCTGGGAATTATAAATGGTTAAAAAACATAAACCAACTAACCGACTCTTCCCCAATGAGCCAAGGGCCTCCCGCTTGAGTGGCTGCAACGTTATTTTTTTAGGAGGAGAACCAAGATCACAAGGTATTAACTTCGCATATATTGGTCTCATCATACTGTCTATCCAGACATACAGACCAACAGCAAGAGCTAGCCTCATTGCCCACACAACTGCAGTGGCAACACTTGAATAGACTTCTGCAGGAACGTTGTTCACATCCAGGACATCAACATTAACAAGCTGCTGATGCAACTTTCTCCAAACATCATTCCAGCAGTCGATTGGCATACGTTCAACAACATGGCGCCGGAAAACAATTTCCTTTTTGCTGTCCCCTTCTGAACTTTCAGTTTTCCCTTCCTTTTTATTAGGTAGAATCACTGCattcaaacaaaaaaaacaaataattcaTAAGAAAATAAGACAAGTGAGCACCTTTTATGGAATCTCCTACTGTCTTACAAATACCCTGTaacatattaattttttaacaaaGACCAGGccattatatttaatataataggATAAAAAGCAGAATCTCTTGATGAGGAGGCAAATGAAGATTCTATACAAGCAAAACAGAGTTTATAAATTGACAGTAAAAGTTTTCTTTCATAAGGTAAAGCCAATATCTCCTTCATTAATATGCAATGTTGCAGCAAGAACTTATCCTAATTTTTTTGTAGATTTATAATTCATAAAAGCCTTCTCAAAGCTTAGCAGAAATTATCGAAAAAATTCAAACTACAGCTGACCTCATTACAGCTTTTACCATCACTGAAATTGATCGTAGTACTATTTTGACATACAAATTGAAGTGCATCATGGTCCACTCTAAATTCAACTGAAAAACATTGAATTGGGATCAAAAGATCCAAGATGGAGTCCAACCTGAGACTATCTGCCCATAATTAGAGTACTCCATGAACCGGACATTGTTTGAATCAAGAAGTCTCTTAAAGTCACTGAAGTCTATGGAATGAGAATTCACAGGGTCCCACTCTGTTCCTTTCAGTTTTCCCTTCATCGTCAAAAGTGCCCTGCTCCAGTCTGATGCCATCATGAGCTGCCTCTCCAATTGAACATTCGCCTTCCTTTCAAATTCTTCCAATTTGTTCATACGTTCTCTCTCAACTTCCTTCAAACTCTGACAATCTCCAGCATCAATTTAGAATAATCAGACAAGTCATCTATCTATAAGACTAAGGTACAAAAACTAACCAACACCCATTCAAGTCTAAGATTGTCTAGGTATGCAGCACTTCAACCATGTTATTACATTAACAGTTCGAAGAAAATAAAACTTTAAACTAGGAAGCCAATAGCCCAATACATTCATTATGtttcgagaaaaaaaaaaaaaaagggttctTACTAAGACTCTGGATAAGATAAACTCAGAAAGGCCAGAGGAATACAGCTAAAGCCATAGACAGTCATCGGAGACAAACTAATACGAAAGAGAGATACAACAACGTATCGAACAGATGTAATTCCATTCATAGAAGTACGTCAACACCATAATCTATCCTTTCCACACCCTCAAATATATCTTTCGAACTAAAACATTTGCAAACTACATCTTGACCCAGTAAGCAATCTCCAAAGGCTGTACTCTGCTTATGTAGCAATAAAACTCAAAGCGTAAACATTCCCATACAGAAGCAAATGCAAATTAAATATGCAATTTTGAGTAGTCCTTCAAAATGGATAACAAACTCTGTTTCAAGGAAAAAAGATTATCAACATTGTGTTACTTTAAAATCATAAAGGTAAATTAAAATTGGGGATAAATTGAGATGAAAATACCCACCTCGAATAGCTGTTGGGAGGAGTCGGTTCTCCTTGTACCGGTTTCGAGCTCGAGTTTGACGAACCATTAATTCTGAGTCTTCTGGCGCGTCTAGCATACTGGAACCGCGCATCTGTAGAAGCAAATCGTCGAAGAAACAAGAATTTCAGCCGTCTATCATTTTGAGTTAGTGGACCATTTGAAGAGGGAGAAATGCTCGAGGGTTTTGGCGCAAAACTATCCAGTGATGGGTTCAAAGCGCTGCAACGGTGCATCTTTTGCACTTTTCTGCAGAGTTTCAGATAATTTTGAACAGTGTCAAACTCCCGACTTCATCTTCGTGCCAACAACAAAACCTTTGGTAAGAGTTTGAAATTGCACGATAAATAACCGGTCGAATTTCGCTAACTCAACTCTAACAATGAATCCATCATGAGCCTTCCAAAATTCAAGAGAATTCGTCAAAATGCGTCTAAAAACACATCAactaaaattaaacaaaaacaaAGGAAGAAGGCGACCACCGTTTAGGTGGTTGAGCCGCGAGGCTGACTGTGGCGGCCGACGCACGGCAGGGAGAATGGGCGACGGGGCGGCGGGGCGGCAGGTGTTGGTGGGAGAAGCGGCGGCGGGTGGGGTGGCTGTAAGACCAAGTTTATCGGTAGTATTTTTGGGGAGTGGTCGACCGCCACGTAAgcaatatatgaaaaaaaaaaaaaaaaaaacaattaaaagagGAAGGACTAGACTAGACCTGACCAAATGAAAAAACATACCACTCTTGATCTGTCTCCTAATATCTCATTCATCGATGCATCATGCATTGACACTTTTTatcaatatattattatatcttttatataatatattttaaaatatatatatatatatatactaaaattcatatttttttcattctctTTAAATAAAGACAACTCTTGCTATGTTTCAACACACCTTCAaattcttccattttccttctCTACGTAttagtttgttatttttttcaaagtttttttgtaatattttaatttatatttaatattactaaaattattacgattaaaaataataataaaataattatatataatgtggTGGTTGAGTGGTTGAGGTGGttattgataaattaacaaaaaCAGAGGTGGTTGGATTAGGCCATCCACTCCACTATGCTAGAAAGTTAGATGGGTAGTAAAATGCTTCCTCCATAGTGGCACACCAAATTTAAGAAAGTAAGAACGTGGTGGGCCCCaaaacacattttttaattaattaattaattaataataataataataataataataataataataataatagtgggTTTATGAATAGTTAAATATGAGGTAGTGGCACAGTGGAGAAAATATGAGGTAGTTGTTGAGGTGGCACACATGTGGCACCACTATGGAGTAGCACCATAGTGGATGCTCTTATGATTAATATTAGTGATGTGGAAGGgagataaattaataaaatattgaagATGGTTGGATACTTACTGATAAATATAGTCTAACTAAACCCTAGGTGTTGAAACTAAAATCtgaaaattgaaattgcaaTGGCCAAATGCGTAGTGTTCTGTGTGAAGTGTAAATCTATGCCTTAATCAAATtgtcagattttttttttaataattaactattttaatattatatatcaatacTTCCTCCGTCAATCAAAAGTATAACACGTATGGGTGGGAAAAGAAAGGGTTCGGATATAGGGTACCCAATTCCCCGacccaaaaaaatcgggtatagggtacacGATACCTGAAAAATTAGGATTCAGGTATTTGGGTACTAAAAATATCAGacatcgggtatacccgaaatacccaattaaaattaattcaaaattaaaaaattaaaattatagaaaaagAATTAGACCCTATAAAcacaaatttatgtatttaatttaataaatctaaaattgCGTACAACTTCAATATTTGTAGATCAAATGTATTTGTGCGGGTTGCTATCTTTGTTTGATcatctgattcttctcttcaatTTGATTCTTGATGGTCTTTGAATAGTCTTTGAGATTTGTTGGAGAAATATGCTTCCGATCTTCTTGGACTTGATCTTTGAGCTTTATGACGCTGACATGGAGGACTTTGTCTTGCTTCCCAAGTATATGTTGAGCTCGACTTGATCTTTGATTTGAAAGTATATGCCGATGTAGAGGACTTACGCCTTGCTTCCAAACTATATGTCGGTGTAGAGGGTTTCgtcttgcttccaaagtatacgTCGATGTGGAGGCTTCgctttgcttccaaagtatgcgtCCAGCTTCAAGCTTTATAACACCTACGTGATGATTCCCGCCTTCTTTCCAAAGTATACGCCGATGTGGAGGGCTTCACCTTGCTTCTAAAGTATGCACCGATGTGGAGGGTttcgccttgcttccaaagtatgcgtCCAGCTTCAAGCTTTATAACGCCTACGTGGATGACTCCCGCCTTCTTTCCAAAGTATACGCCGATGTGGAGGGCTTcaccttgcttccaaagtatgcgCCGATGTTGAGGGcttcgccttgcttccaaagtatgcaTCCAGCTTCAAGCTTTATAACGCCTACGTGGATGACTCTCGCCTTATTTC contains:
- the LOC131004783 gene encoding probable inactive ATP-dependent zinc metalloprotease FTSHI 4, chloroplastic, whose amino-acid sequence is MNKLEEFERKANVQLERQLMMASDWSRALLTMKGKLKGTEWDPVNSHSIDFSDFKRLLDSNNVRFMEYSNYGQIVSVILPNKKEGKTESSEGDSKKEIVFRRHVVERMPIDCWNDVWRKLHQQLVNVDVLDVNNVPAEVYSSVATAVVWAMRLALAVGLYVWIDSMMRPIYAKLIPCDLGSPPKKITLQPLKREALGSLGKSRGVFR